The Metabacillus schmidteae genome has a segment encoding these proteins:
- a CDS encoding DUF421 domain-containing protein, translated as MDFFSSQDTLTWFEWVLRAIIGFIFLLIIARTLGQRTISQLRILDFVIALVIGNIIAHPLSDQHLGLKGSIITTTVLMVLYISGVYMLLKWPWFRKLVNSPPVTIVKDGEIRYEGLKKARISLDVLLEELRENQIEDVKKVVLATWEANGKVSYLLDPKYQNVTPETLGIKTEPFTHPRTIIKEGIILIAELKEIRKDEEWITSQLENLYQTNVKEVLLATVDNKDKLNVFFYG; from the coding sequence TTGGATTTTTTCAGCAGCCAAGATACTCTTACTTGGTTTGAATGGGTTTTACGTGCTATTATAGGTTTTATTTTTTTACTGATTATCGCAAGAACATTAGGTCAGCGAACAATTTCTCAATTAAGAATTCTAGATTTTGTCATTGCCCTTGTCATTGGAAACATTATTGCCCACCCCTTGTCAGATCAACATCTAGGACTTAAAGGATCTATTATTACTACGACTGTCTTAATGGTTTTATATATTAGCGGCGTTTATATGCTTCTGAAGTGGCCATGGTTTAGAAAATTAGTGAATAGTCCTCCTGTTACCATTGTAAAGGACGGAGAAATTCGCTACGAAGGGTTGAAAAAGGCAAGAATCTCCTTAGATGTTCTCCTAGAAGAATTACGAGAAAATCAGATAGAAGATGTAAAAAAAGTCGTTTTAGCAACATGGGAAGCAAATGGTAAAGTCTCATATTTACTGGATCCTAAGTATCAAAACGTAACACCTGAGACATTAGGTATAAAAACCGAACCCTTCACACATCCAAGAACCATCATTAAAGAAGGAATCATACTTATCGCTGAATTAAAGGAAATTCGAAAGGATGAAGAGTGGATTACTTCTCAATTAGAGAACTTGTACCAAACAAACGTTAAAGAAGTTCTCTTGGCTACTGTTGATAATAAAGATAAATTGAATGTATTCTTCTATGGATAA
- a CDS encoding M20 family metallopeptidase, with the protein MESFLQQHCKEMLNFIERLVNIDSGSYDKQGVDQIGELLKTCYEELGFYVKVIPQKEFGNHLVIEHKDSMNPGIVILAHMDTVFPKGTVEERPFKIEGNRAYGPGVIDMKSSHATVLYAIKALINEGQEAYKHIKIVLNSEEEIGSPTSKSLIVKEAKNAKYALVMEPARKDGSLVSARRGKGNYTLIVEGKAAHSGIEPEKGRSAIEELAHKIIQLYELSDHEKGISVNVGLIEGGSSANTVSDHAEAQIDVRMKEIEQVEFIEDRLEKICSTTEVAGTKILLEGEMNRPPMEKNKKTRALLRLIQAVGDEIGIEIEDTSTGGGSDASFTSSLGIATIDGLGPIGGNAHSDKEYLEIPSLVERTHLLATIMKRLAEKQHA; encoded by the coding sequence ATGGAATCATTTTTACAACAGCATTGTAAGGAAATGCTGAACTTTATTGAAAGATTAGTAAATATTGATAGTGGCTCTTATGATAAACAAGGTGTTGACCAAATAGGAGAATTGTTAAAGACTTGCTATGAAGAATTGGGTTTTTATGTTAAGGTTATTCCTCAAAAAGAGTTCGGCAATCATTTAGTTATTGAACATAAAGATTCAATGAACCCTGGTATTGTTATTCTTGCTCATATGGATACTGTCTTTCCAAAAGGAACCGTTGAGGAAAGACCGTTTAAAATAGAGGGTAATCGCGCATATGGACCGGGTGTTATTGATATGAAATCAAGTCATGCTACGGTTTTATACGCGATAAAAGCGTTAATAAATGAGGGACAAGAGGCATATAAGCATATAAAAATTGTCCTAAATAGTGAAGAAGAGATTGGCTCACCAACCTCAAAATCGCTAATCGTAAAAGAAGCAAAAAATGCAAAATATGCCCTTGTCATGGAACCGGCACGAAAAGATGGTTCACTAGTCTCGGCACGAAGAGGAAAGGGAAATTACACGCTTATTGTTGAAGGAAAAGCAGCACATTCCGGTATTGAACCTGAAAAGGGAAGAAGTGCTATTGAAGAATTAGCACATAAGATTATACAACTGTATGAGCTTTCAGACCATGAAAAAGGAATTAGTGTGAATGTGGGCCTTATTGAAGGTGGATCAAGTGCGAATACTGTATCTGACCATGCTGAGGCCCAAATTGATGTTAGGATGAAGGAAATTGAACAAGTAGAGTTCATTGAAGATAGGCTTGAAAAAATTTGTTCAACGACAGAGGTAGCAGGCACAAAAATTCTTCTTGAAGGGGAAATGAACCGACCTCCTATGGAAAAAAATAAAAAAACACGTGCGTTGCTTAGATTAATACAAGCAGTAGGAGACGAAATTGGCATTGAAATTGAGGATACGTCAACAGGAGGTGGCTCTGATGCCTCCTTTACGTCCTCTTTAGGAATCGCCACAATCGATGGTTTGGGTCCAATCGGTGGAAACGCACATAGTGACAAAGAATATTTGGAAATCCCAAGCCTTGTGGAGAGAACTCATCTATTAGCAACAATCATGAAACGACTGGCTGAAAAACAACATGCGTAA
- a CDS encoding carbohydrate ABC transporter permease: MDGTAKKNVSKSLAHIVLIVASFFFLIPFIWMVSTSLKPLDQVFTFPPEWIPNPVQWSNYIDAMNYIPFFTYLKNTILITLFSTLGAVLSCPLVAYSFAKLKWPGRNVLFIITIGVMMIPGQVTMIPLFLLFEKLGLVGTPYPLIIPAFFGIPFYIFLLRQFFMGLPDSLREAAKIDGAGEFRIYWQIMLPLAKPAVLAVGLFQFMASWTDFIGPLLYLTDSVQYTLSLGLQQFQSQKGSEWGLMMAVSTMMTVPVIILFFFLQKTFIKGITFSGIK, translated from the coding sequence ATGGATGGAACAGCGAAAAAAAACGTTTCTAAAAGTTTGGCACATATCGTTTTAATTGTCGCATCTTTCTTTTTTCTTATTCCATTTATTTGGATGGTATCAACCTCTTTAAAGCCTCTGGATCAGGTGTTTACATTTCCGCCTGAGTGGATTCCAAATCCTGTACAATGGAGTAATTACATTGATGCAATGAACTATATTCCGTTCTTCACCTATTTAAAAAACACGATTCTCATTACATTGTTCAGTACACTTGGTGCAGTGCTGTCCTGTCCACTTGTTGCCTATAGCTTTGCAAAACTAAAGTGGCCGGGCAGAAATGTTCTTTTCATCATCACAATTGGTGTCATGATGATACCAGGACAGGTTACAATGATTCCGCTTTTTCTACTGTTTGAGAAGCTAGGATTAGTTGGGACACCTTACCCTTTAATTATCCCTGCATTTTTTGGTATACCGTTTTATATCTTTCTATTAAGACAATTTTTTATGGGGCTGCCTGATAGTTTAAGAGAAGCAGCAAAAATCGATGGTGCAGGTGAGTTTAGAATCTACTGGCAAATTATGCTGCCACTCGCAAAACCGGCAGTTCTAGCAGTTGGATTATTTCAGTTTATGGCGAGTTGGACTGATTTTATTGGTCCATTACTCTATTTAACTGATTCCGTTCAGTATACGTTATCCCTTGGACTTCAGCAATTCCAAAGTCAAAAAGGCTCTGAATGGGGATTAATGATGGCAGTTTCAACAATGATGACAGTTCCAGTGATTATTTTATTCTTCTTTTTACAGAAGACCTTTATTAAAGGTATTACATTCAGTGGTATTAAATAG
- a CDS encoding Gfo/Idh/MocA family protein yields the protein MTQVIQIGIIGSGGIAAAHARAYKQMPEVKIVAVADVVPGKAKEFIQSLELTDAVAFDDHRELLQLDIDGVSICTPNVAHHFTTVDSLKAGKHVLVEKPMAVTLQQAIEMVEASKQADRMLTVGFQPRYDPNMQAVKELVQSGQLGNVYYVQAGGGRRRGMPGGTFINKELAGAGAMADIGCYSLDLALNTLGYPKPLTVSAYTSNHFGTNPLYHREADKFNVEDFGSAFIRLEGGMVLNFKISWAMHMDSLGPTLFLGTDAGLKLTPAGNGPWSGVWDGGIGEISLFHDIKGHHVETEIPVKQHQLDIFYEKVRDFVIAIKEEKSAPIPGEQIVINQAIIDGILRSSEEGREVSIEIPDFK from the coding sequence ATGACACAAGTTATTCAAATTGGCATCATTGGAAGTGGTGGAATTGCGGCTGCACATGCACGGGCTTATAAGCAAATGCCTGAGGTGAAGATTGTGGCTGTTGCCGATGTGGTACCCGGTAAAGCAAAGGAATTTATTCAAAGCCTTGAACTGACAGATGCAGTGGCATTTGATGACCATCGGGAACTTCTACAATTAGATATCGATGGAGTAAGTATTTGTACACCAAATGTTGCTCATCACTTTACAACAGTAGATTCATTAAAGGCTGGTAAGCATGTATTAGTTGAAAAGCCGATGGCAGTTACATTACAGCAAGCGATTGAAATGGTTGAAGCGTCAAAACAAGCTGATCGAATGTTAACCGTAGGCTTTCAACCAAGATATGATCCAAATATGCAAGCAGTAAAAGAATTAGTTCAATCAGGGCAACTAGGAAATGTTTATTATGTTCAAGCTGGGGGAGGACGCAGACGCGGCATGCCTGGTGGTACGTTTATTAATAAAGAGTTGGCAGGTGCAGGCGCCATGGCAGACATTGGCTGCTATTCTTTGGACTTGGCGCTGAACACACTCGGATATCCAAAGCCACTAACAGTCTCAGCGTATACATCTAATCACTTTGGAACCAATCCTCTCTACCATCGGGAGGCAGATAAATTTAATGTAGAGGATTTCGGTTCAGCCTTTATTCGATTAGAAGGTGGAATGGTCCTAAACTTTAAAATATCCTGGGCCATGCATATGGATTCACTTGGACCAACACTCTTTTTAGGAACAGATGCCGGATTAAAATTAACACCCGCAGGAAATGGACCATGGAGTGGAGTTTGGGACGGCGGGATAGGTGAAATTAGCTTGTTTCATGACATAAAAGGTCATCATGTTGAAACAGAAATTCCAGTTAAACAACATCAGCTTGATATCTTTTATGAAAAAGTCCGAGATTTTGTTATAGCCATAAAAGAAGAGAAATCTGCTCCAATACCTGGTGAGCAGATTGTGATTAATCAAGCTATTATTGATGGGATTCTCAGGTCATCAGAGGAAGGCCGAGAGGTATCAATTGAGATTCCGGATTTTAAATAG
- a CDS encoding ABC transporter substrate-binding protein, with the protein MKMKRKLGFITMIFLMSFSLIMTGCSSNSSSSDSKDNEGKTTVTFWHSMTDVTGEAVTEVIKAFEEKNPDIKINAVYTANQGEGQNEKLLTAVSGGNPPDVAYFDRFEIGSWAAQGSLEDLTELAEESGVTKDMYYPFAWEEASYQGKLYGLPTSTDSRLVYFNIDHFEEAGLDPNNPPKTIAELEAAAEKLTIKEGSRFQRIGFIPWFGQGWLYGWGWAFGGEFFNPDTNTATANDPKVVEALQWMTDYAQKYDVEDIAGFTDSQGTGAMDPFLTGQLSMKVSGPWEVSAIKKFKPDLNYGVFPMPTPTGENHTTWSGGWSVVIPKGAKNKEAAWEFLKFFSGEEGQKIFSGISRDFSVIDSVNEELGYKEDPILKEFVEILPVSHHRPVMTQGSLYWNELASAVENATRGNGTPEELLTKVTDKVNKELNK; encoded by the coding sequence ATGAAAATGAAAAGAAAGTTAGGATTTATAACAATGATATTTCTTATGTCTTTTTCACTTATTATGACAGGCTGTTCGTCAAACTCTAGTTCATCTGATAGCAAAGATAACGAAGGCAAAACAACCGTTACATTTTGGCATTCTATGACAGATGTTACTGGTGAAGCTGTGACAGAAGTTATTAAGGCTTTTGAAGAAAAAAATCCGGATATTAAAATTAATGCTGTATATACAGCCAATCAAGGGGAAGGTCAAAACGAAAAATTATTAACAGCTGTATCTGGAGGAAATCCACCGGATGTTGCTTATTTTGATAGATTTGAAATTGGCTCGTGGGCTGCACAAGGGTCATTGGAAGACTTGACAGAGCTTGCTGAAGAAAGCGGCGTAACAAAGGATATGTATTATCCATTTGCATGGGAAGAGGCAAGCTATCAAGGGAAGCTATATGGGTTGCCTACATCAACTGACTCTCGCTTAGTATATTTTAATATTGATCATTTTGAAGAAGCAGGCTTAGACCCTAATAACCCTCCTAAAACAATCGCTGAGCTGGAAGCTGCAGCTGAGAAACTAACGATTAAAGAGGGAAGTAGATTTCAACGAATTGGGTTTATCCCTTGGTTTGGTCAAGGTTGGTTATATGGCTGGGGCTGGGCGTTTGGCGGAGAGTTCTTCAACCCTGATACAAATACTGCAACAGCAAACGATCCAAAAGTAGTGGAAGCATTACAATGGATGACAGATTATGCTCAAAAATATGATGTGGAGGATATTGCAGGCTTTACAGATTCTCAAGGTACAGGTGCAATGGACCCGTTTCTAACGGGACAACTTAGTATGAAAGTTAGTGGTCCATGGGAGGTTTCTGCTATTAAAAAATTTAAGCCTGACTTGAACTATGGAGTGTTCCCAATGCCAACTCCAACTGGTGAAAACCATACAACATGGTCTGGCGGCTGGTCAGTCGTTATTCCAAAAGGAGCGAAAAATAAAGAAGCAGCTTGGGAATTTTTAAAATTCTTTAGTGGTGAAGAAGGACAAAAGATATTTAGCGGTATTTCAAGAGACTTTTCTGTGATTGACTCTGTCAATGAAGAGCTAGGATACAAAGAAGATCCAATTTTAAAAGAATTTGTTGAAATTTTACCTGTTTCTCATCATCGACCTGTAATGACACAAGGTTCCTTATATTGGAATGAATTAGCAAGTGCAGTTGAAAATGCAACAAGAGGAAATGGAACTCCTGAGGAGCTGTTAACAAAAGTGACTGATAAGGTTAACAAAGAGCTCAATAAATAA
- a CDS encoding Gfo/Idh/MocA family protein, with the protein MSKTVKVAIIGCGGIANGKHLPSLSKVDAVELVAFCDVIVERAEKAAQQYGAQDAKVYENYQDLLEDGTIDVVHVLTPNDSHAEISIAALDAGKHVMCEKPMAKTSQEARGMLEAAKRSGKKLTIGYNNRFRPDSQYLHKVCERGDLGEVYYAKAHAIRRRAVPTWGVFLDEEKQGGGPLIDIGTHALDLTLWMMNNYKPKSVMGSTFHKLSQKRDAANAWGPWDPDKFTVEDSAFGFITMENGATIVLEASWALNSLEVDEAKCSLSGTEGGADMKDGLRINGENFGKLYTTNVDLGPGGVAFYDGNVESDADLEARLWIDTILNDTEPVVKPEEAYVVTQILEAIYESAKTGKAIYFDEKAALLSKS; encoded by the coding sequence ATGTCAAAGACAGTAAAAGTAGCGATCATTGGTTGTGGGGGAATCGCAAATGGAAAGCATTTGCCAAGCTTAAGTAAAGTAGATGCTGTTGAGCTTGTTGCCTTTTGTGATGTCATAGTGGAACGAGCTGAAAAAGCAGCACAGCAATATGGAGCACAGGATGCAAAAGTGTATGAAAATTATCAAGACTTACTTGAAGATGGAACAATTGATGTTGTACACGTGTTAACACCGAATGATTCACATGCTGAAATTTCCATTGCTGCTTTAGATGCAGGGAAACATGTTATGTGTGAAAAACCGATGGCAAAAACGTCCCAAGAGGCACGCGGCATGCTGGAAGCAGCAAAGCGTTCCGGAAAAAAACTGACAATCGGATATAATAATCGCTTCCGACCAGATAGCCAGTATTTACATAAGGTATGTGAGCGTGGAGATCTTGGGGAAGTCTATTACGCAAAAGCGCATGCAATTCGCAGACGTGCTGTTCCTACATGGGGCGTTTTCCTTGATGAAGAGAAGCAAGGTGGAGGACCATTAATTGATATTGGAACACATGCACTTGATTTAACATTATGGATGATGAATAATTACAAGCCAAAATCTGTTATGGGCTCAACATTCCATAAGCTTAGCCAAAAAAGAGATGCAGCAAATGCATGGGGACCTTGGGATCCTGACAAATTCACAGTTGAAGACTCAGCTTTTGGATTTATTACAATGGAAAATGGAGCAACAATTGTATTAGAGGCTAGCTGGGCACTTAATTCCTTAGAGGTGGATGAAGCTAAATGTTCACTTAGCGGTACAGAAGGTGGAGCAGATATGAAAGATGGGTTAAGGATTAATGGCGAAAACTTCGGAAAGCTTTATACAACGAATGTTGATCTTGGACCTGGTGGAGTAGCATTTTATGATGGCAATGTGGAATCTGATGCAGATTTAGAAGCACGATTATGGATTGATACGATTCTTAATGATACTGAACCGGTTGTAAAGCCGGAGGAGGCTTATGTCGTAACGCAAATCTTGGAAGCAATCTATGAATCTGCAAAAACAGGTAAAGCGATTTATTTTGATGAAAAGGCAGCCCTTTTGTCAAAATCATAA
- a CDS encoding multi antimicrobial extrusion protein MatE — translation MFFVPLGLSASLVTFSHMIINGTLTRGNDAEIIIASYVVAMSLFGITERLGVLLRNACSALVRDKVSFRAMSIVSAYVVVSLMLAAASVAFTPVGKWIFSTLFGADQSMISEIISVYQVLIFVTFFSAIRCLFQGVIILNRQTKWLTIGMAIRLIVMYLLSLYFIQTGNIDARTGAIIFLSGMVVESLISFLEGRVLVKKMVDKDPTHSIRTKKQIFQFYHPLILSSLIIVMVGPVINAFLGKTNEIELAIASYAIALSIAQLFLSFFTYIHQIVLTFHKDHPQKVQQFTVMIGFIPTIILAVFCITPIGAFVIKHLLGASDRLVAASLESLYVFMLMTLAFPFIDYCNGLLMVKKKTKVMVYSQSTNLIFTFIILVVTSAIFPHWNGKIGALAQSVGMVSELCILAFILYSGGKKNQLRHTEKNFVNG, via the coding sequence ATGTTCTTTGTTCCATTAGGATTGTCAGCAAGTTTAGTTACGTTTTCCCATATGATTATTAATGGAACCTTAACGAGAGGGAATGACGCAGAAATTATTATTGCAAGTTATGTTGTAGCCATGAGTCTTTTTGGCATAACGGAACGTTTAGGGGTACTGCTGCGAAATGCTTGTTCAGCATTGGTACGTGACAAAGTTTCATTCCGTGCAATGTCAATTGTAAGCGCTTATGTAGTAGTGAGTTTGATGCTGGCTGCTGCTTCAGTTGCTTTTACACCTGTAGGAAAATGGATTTTCTCAACATTGTTTGGAGCAGATCAAAGCATGATCTCGGAAATTATTAGTGTGTACCAAGTTCTCATCTTTGTCACCTTTTTTTCAGCTATACGATGCTTGTTTCAAGGTGTCATTATTTTGAACAGGCAGACAAAATGGTTAACCATTGGAATGGCCATCCGTTTAATTGTTATGTATCTCTTATCACTGTATTTTATTCAAACAGGAAATATCGACGCAAGAACAGGTGCTATTATCTTTTTGTCTGGAATGGTGGTAGAAAGTTTAATCAGTTTTCTGGAGGGGAGAGTGCTGGTAAAAAAAATGGTCGATAAAGATCCAACACATTCGATCCGAACGAAGAAGCAGATTTTTCAATTTTATCATCCACTTATTCTTTCATCACTTATTATTGTTATGGTTGGACCGGTAATCAATGCTTTTTTAGGGAAAACGAATGAAATAGAATTAGCGATTGCGTCTTATGCAATTGCCTTGAGCATTGCTCAATTATTTCTAAGCTTTTTTACATATATACATCAAATCGTCTTAACCTTTCATAAAGATCATCCGCAAAAGGTACAGCAGTTTACGGTTATGATTGGCTTTATTCCGACTATTATACTAGCGGTTTTTTGCATAACACCGATTGGAGCGTTTGTTATTAAACATCTTTTAGGGGCAAGTGATCGGTTAGTGGCGGCAAGTCTTGAAAGTCTATATGTCTTCATGCTTATGACATTAGCTTTTCCGTTTATCGATTATTGTAATGGTTTACTAATGGTGAAGAAAAAAACGAAGGTAATGGTTTACTCACAATCTACAAATCTTATTTTTACGTTTATCATTCTTGTCGTTACTTCAGCTATTTTTCCGCACTGGAATGGAAAAATTGGGGCATTGGCACAATCTGTCGGTATGGTTTCGGAACTTTGTATATTAGCCTTCATTTTGTACAGCGGAGGAAAGAAAAATCAGCTTCGTCACACGGAGAAGAATTTTGTGAATGGATAA
- a CDS encoding GntR family transcriptional regulator, with product MKTPLYEQIYDYIIEQVNKGFLNYGDRVPSEKELSDKFNVSRITSKKALDLLAQNLIIERIRGKGSFVSKRSNEEQEYELVNTSISNESEKRYTVALVIPGFSDNFGTTLVKAIERACTEKNANLIIRQTHGKIEEEEKAIKQLVNDSVDGLIIFPVHGENYNVELLKLSLKNFPLVLVDRYLKGIPASSVCTDNRLASEQITNYLFTLGHQNIGFISSSPIGTSAIEERIQGFQLAYSKQGIQLKQEFMLLSLLNSLDQEQDNESLFKTNYEIIKKFIQSTPSITAFVACEYDWAILITKVLQDLGHQIPTDYSLVCFDSPTHPFKRPDYTHIKQSEGDIANKAVDILYEHISLGKKDPKHIVIDFTFLEGLST from the coding sequence ATGAAGACTCCACTTTATGAGCAAATCTATGACTACATTATTGAACAAGTAAACAAGGGATTTTTAAACTATGGTGATCGAGTACCTTCTGAAAAAGAATTATCAGATAAATTTAATGTAAGTCGAATTACCTCGAAAAAAGCGTTGGATTTACTTGCCCAAAATTTAATTATTGAAAGAATAAGAGGGAAAGGTTCATTTGTATCTAAACGAAGTAATGAGGAACAAGAATACGAATTAGTAAACACTTCTATCTCAAATGAAAGTGAAAAACGGTACACAGTTGCTCTTGTCATTCCAGGCTTTTCTGATAATTTTGGAACGACATTGGTAAAAGCAATTGAAAGGGCTTGTACTGAAAAAAACGCAAATCTAATTATAAGGCAAACACACGGGAAAATAGAAGAGGAAGAAAAAGCAATCAAACAGTTAGTAAATGATTCAGTAGACGGTCTTATTATTTTCCCGGTGCATGGTGAGAATTATAATGTCGAGCTGCTCAAGTTAAGCTTGAAAAACTTTCCGCTCGTTTTAGTAGATCGCTATTTAAAAGGAATTCCGGCCAGCTCAGTTTGTACAGATAATCGACTAGCCAGTGAGCAGATTACCAATTATTTATTCACTTTAGGTCATCAAAACATAGGCTTTATTTCATCCTCACCCATTGGTACTTCAGCAATTGAAGAAAGAATTCAAGGGTTTCAACTTGCCTATTCAAAGCAAGGGATTCAATTAAAACAAGAGTTTATGTTGTTGTCGCTTCTAAATAGTCTTGATCAGGAACAAGATAACGAAAGTTTATTTAAAACAAATTACGAAATCATCAAAAAGTTTATTCAGTCTACCCCTTCAATTACAGCCTTTGTAGCTTGTGAATATGATTGGGCTATATTGATTACAAAAGTATTACAAGATTTAGGGCACCAAATACCTACTGACTATTCACTTGTGTGTTTTGACTCACCAACCCACCCTTTCAAACGCCCAGATTACACTCATATCAAGCAAAGTGAAGGAGATATTGCAAATAAGGCAGTTGATATATTATATGAGCATATCTCTTTAGGGAAAAAAGACCCGAAACATATTGTCATTGATTTCACATTCCTCGAAGGACTTTCAACATAA
- a CDS encoding carbohydrate ABC transporter permease has product MLAKFTEYKYGILFALPWILGLIIFYAIPLFSSIYFSFTTYSILQPGEFIGLQNYKDLFQDPLFWKSVYNTIYFTVLFVPLSIILGVALAMMLNMKVKGMAIYRTIFFLPTLVPHVALAVLWMWLLNPGFGLVNGLLNMIGIEGPAWLGSETWSKPSLILMSLWGIGQAVVIYLAGLGDIPDDYYDAADVDGANWFQKTIHITLPLLTPVIFFNLVMGIIGAFQQFTLPYTLTQGQGTPANSLTFYVMYLYDNGFKFFKMGYASAMAWILFIIIMALTAFVFMTSKRWVHYQGK; this is encoded by the coding sequence ATGCTAGCAAAGTTTACGGAGTATAAATATGGAATTTTATTTGCTTTACCATGGATTCTTGGACTTATTATTTTTTACGCAATTCCTTTATTTTCTTCAATCTATTTCAGTTTTACAACATATAGCATTCTTCAACCCGGGGAATTTATAGGACTGCAAAATTACAAGGATTTATTTCAAGATCCTTTGTTCTGGAAATCAGTGTACAATACGATTTATTTCACCGTACTTTTTGTCCCATTAAGCATTATTTTGGGTGTGGCATTAGCTATGATGTTGAATATGAAAGTGAAAGGTATGGCCATATACAGAACAATCTTTTTCCTACCGACTCTTGTTCCGCATGTAGCACTTGCAGTGTTATGGATGTGGCTTTTAAATCCTGGCTTCGGATTAGTTAATGGCTTATTAAATATGATCGGAATCGAAGGACCGGCGTGGCTTGGAAGTGAAACCTGGTCAAAGCCTTCCCTTATTCTTATGTCATTGTGGGGTATTGGGCAGGCTGTGGTTATTTATCTTGCCGGGTTAGGAGATATACCTGATGATTACTATGATGCAGCAGATGTAGATGGTGCCAATTGGTTTCAGAAAACCATTCATATCACGTTGCCACTTTTAACACCTGTTATCTTTTTTAACTTAGTTATGGGAATCATTGGTGCGTTCCAGCAATTTACATTGCCGTACACGCTAACTCAAGGACAAGGTACTCCTGCAAATTCGTTAACTTTCTATGTGATGTATTTATATGACAATGGATTTAAATTCTTTAAGATGGGTTACGCATCAGCAATGGCTTGGATTTTATTTATTATCATTATGGCTTTAACTGCATTCGTATTTATGACATCTAAGCGCTGGGTTCATTATCAAGGAAAATAG
- a CDS encoding sugar phosphate isomerase/epimerase family protein: MNRQIGMRIPPKLGANGFEALAKWASNIGIDVIDVPYYNEEVKTTLETNGLEVGSIDGVGAVGQTKLLSADEKVRLQAVELLTAQFSEIASLGGRVIFMCLVPEDITMNRKKALSIWKETFPSIVKHAEKENLYIALEGWPGPAPYYPTLGTTPEMLRAMFHEIPSKHFGLNYDPSHLVRLGIDHLRVLTEFGDRVNYCHGKDTEILHEDLYEYGILPATFGTTYDFSEGSWRYTIPGQGEVDWGKVAVRLERIGYNGPVSIELEDHRYWGSIEAERQGIIKAKEHLSIYFK; encoded by the coding sequence ATGAACAGACAAATTGGAATGAGGATTCCACCAAAACTTGGAGCAAATGGATTTGAAGCACTAGCAAAATGGGCATCAAATATAGGAATCGATGTGATTGATGTCCCTTATTACAATGAGGAGGTTAAAACAACTCTAGAAACAAACGGGTTAGAAGTAGGATCAATAGATGGGGTTGGGGCAGTAGGGCAAACAAAGCTTTTAAGCGCTGACGAAAAGGTACGTTTGCAGGCAGTAGAGTTATTAACAGCTCAATTTAGTGAGATTGCAAGCTTAGGTGGTCGTGTTATCTTTATGTGCTTAGTACCGGAAGATATCACGATGAACAGAAAGAAAGCGTTGTCAATTTGGAAAGAAACATTTCCATCTATTGTGAAACATGCTGAAAAAGAAAATCTTTATATTGCTCTTGAAGGATGGCCAGGACCAGCTCCTTATTATCCGACACTAGGAACAACACCTGAAATGTTAAGAGCGATGTTTCATGAAATTCCGTCCAAGCATTTCGGTCTGAATTACGATCCTTCACACCTAGTAAGGCTAGGTATTGACCATTTGCGAGTATTAACTGAGTTTGGAGATCGAGTGAATTATTGTCATGGGAAAGATACAGAGATTCTTCATGAAGATTTGTATGAATATGGCATTCTACCGGCAACATTTGGTACAACATACGATTTCTCTGAAGGATCTTGGCGCTATACAATACCAGGTCAAGGAGAGGTTGATTGGGGGAAGGTTGCTGTTCGCTTAGAGAGAATCGGTTACAACGGTCCAGTTAGTATTGAACTGGAGGATCATCGTTATTGGGGATCAATTGAAGCGGAACGTCAAGGAATTATAAAAGCAAAAGAACATCTTTCTATCTATTTTAAATAA